The following coding sequences lie in one Trichoderma breve strain T069 chromosome 1, whole genome shotgun sequence genomic window:
- a CDS encoding pectate lyase superfamily protein domain-containing protein: MKALNRGVLLPILALPHLSQAGFGSGRLVPQIETFVDSIQQEFAAWFDFKADNGLHSKLPSKKPTPPPPTQYWLDKIKHQGVAPFADSDYKVFRNVMDYGAKGDGVTDDTAAINLAMTSGGRCGPDNCSSSTVTPAIVYFPPGTYVVSSPIIDYYFTMMIGDAVNLPTLKASPNFGGVGLGVIDGDKNHIWGPTNIFYRQVANFIIDLTDVPPVNDQGSGPTGIHWPTAQATSIQNVRIVMSDAPNTAHQGIFMEDGSGGFLTDITFIGGKFGAQFGSQQFTMRNLTFHNAQTAIRQGFDWGWTYAGITINNCSVGLDMSAVDGNGALSVGGITMIDSSISDTDIFIKTAKTATSKPVGAGNLNLENIQLSNVPIAIQGPTGNTVLAGSTGHTTIKGYVTGNTYNPHGPTYVDGPATPFPRPSSLTVGNGAFYTRSKPLYANLDVSDFLSARDLGAKGDAVTDDTKALNAAIATAVRKGKVLFVDGGIYKVTSTIKIPPGARIVGEAFSNIMGSGPFFSKASAPQPVVQVGLPGQFGQIEWSNMVVSTQGSTSGAIVIEYNLASTASSPSGMWDVHVRVGGFQGSNLQLANCPQNIGSDTINPNCIAAHTMMHVTPVAQGLYMENCWLWASDHDIEDPSLRMIDVYSVRGLLVESAVGNIWLWGTAVEHNALYQYEFSKTQNVFMGFIQTETAYYQPHPNATQFQSPSNLITSIFGSTDPDFNYFCQGRSGVCKDGWALRVLSSRDILCYGAGLYSFFNDHSTTCSNTDQENCQTQIVGIDSGAPKSLLSSIFSKKSQVRVYSLNTVGSVSMATVQNVDTVFQKDNTGPFPQGVSLFESL; the protein is encoded by the exons ATGAAGGCCCTCAACCGCGGAGTCCTGCTGCCAATTCTGGCCTTGCCTCACCTTTCCCAGGCAGGCTTTGGCTCTGGTCGCCTTGTGCCCCAGATTGAAACTTTTGTTGACAGCATTCAGCAAGAGTTTGCTGCCTGGTTCGACTTCAAGGCAGACAATGGCCTGCACTCCAAGCTGCCTAGCAAGAAGccaacgccgccaccaccCACACAGTACTGGCTCGATAAGATCAAGCATCAGGGTGTCGCGCCGTTTGCGGATTCGGACTACAAAGTCTTTCGCAATGTGATGGATTACGGTGCCAAAG GTGATGGCGTTACTGATGATACTGCTGCCATCAACCTTGCCATGACCTCGGGTGGTCGCTGCGGACCAGACAACTGCTCGTCCAGCACCGTTACTCCCGCCATTGTGTATTTCCCACCAGGCACCTACGTGGTATCATCTCCAATCATCGACTACTATTTCACCATGATGAttggtgatgccgtcaacTTGCCAACTCTCAAGGCCAGCCCCAATTTCGGCGGCGTTGGCCTGGGCGTTATCGATGGTGACAAG AACCATATCTGGGGCCCAACCAACATCTTCTATCGACAGGTTGCCAACTTCATCATTGATCTGACTGATGTCCCGCCTGTCAATGACCAAGGTTCTGGCCCAACTGGAATTCACTGGCCAACCGCTCAA GCTACGAGCATTCAAAACGTTCGCATCGTGATGAGCGACGCGCCAAACACTGCCCACCAGGGTATCTTTATGGAAGATG GCTCCGGTGGTTTCTTGACCGACATTACCTTCATCGGTGGCAAATTCGGCGCTCAATTCGGAAGCCAGCAGTTCACCATGCGCAACCTCACTTTCCACAACGCTCAGACAGCCATCCGCCAAGGCTTCGACTGGGGTTGGACATATGCGGGCATTACCATCAACAACTGCTCTGTCGGCCTTGACATGAGCGCTGTCGACGGCAACGGAGCTCTTAGTGTGGGTGGCATCACCATGATTGATTCCAGCATCTCCGACaccgacatcttcatcaagaccGCCAAGACCGCCACGTCCAAACCCGTGGGAGCAGGAAATCTGAACCTCGAAAACATTCAGCTTTCAAACGTTCCCATCGCAATTCAAGGCCCTACCGGAAATACTGTTCTGGCTGGCTCTACTGGTCACACCACCATCAAGGGTTATGTAACCGGCAACACCTACAATCCCCATGGCCCGACATATGTTGATGGACCAGCCACTCCGTTCCCCCGTCCATCCAGTCTCACCGTTGGAAATGGAGCTTTCTACACACGCTCAAAGCCCCTGTATGCCAACCTCGACGTCTCCGACTTCCTCAGCGCCCGCGATTTGGGTGCCAAGGGAGATGCCGTTACCGACGACACAAAGGCACTCAACGCCGCAATTGCCACCGCTGTGCGCAAAGGCAAAGTCCTCTTCGTGGATGGCGGAATCTACAAGGTCACAAGCACAATCAAGATCCCCCCTGGAGCTCGCATCGTCGGTGAAGCATTTTCCAACATTATGGGATCCGGCCCgttcttctcaaaggcatCTGCACCCCAGCCCGTCGTGCAGGTTGGACTGCCCGGCCAATTCGGACAGATTGAGTGGTCAAACATGGTGGTCAGCACACAAGGCTCTACCAGCGGTGCCATCGTGATTGAATACAACCTCGCCAGCACAGCATCCAGCCCTTCAGGCATGTGGGATGTTCACGTTAGAGTCGGTGGTTTCCAGGGCAGCAACCTGCAGCTTGCAAACTGTCCCCAGAACATTGGAAGCGACACCATCAACCCCAACTGCATCGCGGCGCATACCATGATGCACGTTACACCCGTTGCCCAGGGACTGTACATGGAGAACTGCTGGCTCTGGGCCTCTGACCACGACATTGAGGATCCTAGCCTTCGGATGATTGACGTCTACAGTGTGCGCGGCCTATTGGTTGAAAGCGCCGTTGGAAACATTTGGCT ATGGGGCACTGCCGTTGAGCACAACGCCCTCTACCAATACGAATTTTCCAAGACTCAAAACGTCTTCATGGGCTTCATCCAAACCGAAACCGCCTACTACCAGCCCCATCCCAACGCAACCCAGTTCCAGTCCCCCTCCAacctcatcaccagcatcttTGGCTCTACCGATCCAGACTTCAACTACTTCTGCCAAGGCCGCTCCGGTGTCTGCAAGGACGGCTGGGCGCTGCGTGTCCTCAGCTCGCGCGATATCCTCTGCTATGGCGCGGGCCTGTACTCGTTCTTCAACGATCACAGCACAACGTGCTCAAATACTGATCAGGAGAACTGCCAGACTCAGATTGTTGGAATTGATAGCGGCGCGCCAAAGTCATTGCTTAGTAGCATTTTcagcaagaagagccagGTTAGAGTGTACAGCTTGAACACCGTTGGTTCAGTGTCCATGGCTACGGTGCAGAACGTGGATACTGTTTTCCAGAAGGATAACACGGGACCGTTCCCACAGGGTGTATCCTTATTTGAGTCGTTGTAG
- a CDS encoding WD domain, g-beta repeat domain-containing protein: MPAAEWGRSYVSAKIATNRGTGRACFAFPTSPCHLFDTLAMEPLAAFSSAGTTADLCKKLLLLCKDVKNAAAETDQLRRLLANFQRILTSVEEMRSSPNNAKLKHTHQLSDAIHEAQSLMQKLVDDLSPSSETAHRILRKIKGSSIRWPFEKNDILQRMSSLERCMQVINESLQVDQTNLLLDINYRAILDKLPVASDAYFDSFDESSKARCLPETRVDLLQDVTNWAKKSDSHAVFWLNGMAGTGKSTISRTISEIFANESRLGASFFFKRGEADRGGLAKFFTTIAADLVRRQPIFAPRIKEAIETEPGISTKSASDQFQKLIVGPMSTIPKDSGQESPIIIVVDALDECDREKDIELLIWLFSRSSQPAFPKLKFFLTSRPELPLRLGFKKVEGTYKDLILHEVPASIVENDMLRFFEYELFNIRNDYNLSRPDDLKLPESWPGSSNLEVLVKMAVPLFIFASTTCRFIADLKHGDPQHQLQRVLQYEAKAPGSRLDATYLPVLDQQLDGLSNSEKAEVAQEFRVIVGTIIILANPLSITALSRILDISKETILNRLEMFHSVLDIPSSLIMPVRMLHLSFRDFLLDPEKRDKTPLWVEERQAHATMANHCLRLLDNLKPDMCSLKSPSISTVDIQRETIDHHLPPELQYSCLYWVSHAQHSEMKLVDGGPVSEFLLRHFLHWLEALSLMNRTREIIGLIQMLQALVEPEAGIKTSDFLNDAKQFVRTHASTIESWPLQIYSSALVFTPSDSVVRAQFRDSIPSWILFPPPVDHSLNPCTLLIEGRSNYIECMAFSHDSTLLASGSRDQTLKVWDLVTGECLQAMTGHTDFILSVDFSHDSSSLVSASSDHTIRIWRTETGECIRILTGHSGIVTSAIFSPDSTLIASGSEDSTVRIWNEETGECKHELLGHKDPVTTVAFLPDSKLVASASHDGVIRIWSTNSDTEQCVHAFNPRIGFISSVAFSPDSTCLASASVSGEIEIEISGRYVR; the protein is encoded by the exons ATGCCTGCAGCCGAATGGGGCCGATCCTACGTCTCTGCCAAGATAGCGACCAACCGCGGCACAGGACGGGCGTGTTTTGCATTTCCGACATCGCCATGTCATCTCTTCGATACGCTTGCAATGGAGCCGCTGGCCGCATTTTCAAGTGCCGGTACCACCGCCGATCTGTGCAAAAAGCTTTTGTTGCTCTGCAAGGATGTTAAGAATGCGGCAGCGGAGACTGACCAGCTACGGCGGCTCCTCGCCAACTTCCAGAGAATCCTCACCAGCGTTGAAGAGATGCGCAGTAGCCCCAACAATGCAAAGCTCAAGCATACTCACCAACTCAGCGATGCCATTCATGAAGCCCAGTCCTTAATGCAAAAATTAGTTGATGAcctctccccctcttccGAAACGGCTCACAGGATACTGCGCAAGATCAAAGGAAGCTCAATCAGGTGGCCTTTTGAGAAAAATGACATTCTCCAGAGGATGAGCAGCCTAGAACGATGCATGCAAGTGATTAACGAAAGCCTTCAAGTTGATCAAAC CAACCTATTGCTGGACATCAATTACAGAGCTATTCTTGACAAGCTTCCTGTCGCAAGTGACGCCTATTTCGATTCCTTTGACGAAAGTAGCAAGGCAAGATGCCTTCCAGAAACTCGAGTGGATCTCCTTCAAGACGTTACCAACTGGGCCAAGAAATCAGACTCACATGCCGTATTTTGGCTCAATGGCATGGCAGGCACCGGCAAGTCGACTATTTCTCGAACAATTTCGGAAATTTTCGCGAATGAAAGTCGCCTCGGGGCcagttttttcttcaagagGGGCGAGGCTGACAGAGGAGGACTGGCCAAGTTTTTCACAACAATTGCCGCGGATCTTGTACGCCGACAGCCAATATTTGCGCCCCGAATCAAAGAGGCGATTGAAACTGAGCCTGGCATATCCACGAAATCAGCATCAGACCAGTTTCAGAAGCTAATCGTTGGCCCTATGTCTACTATTCCTAAGGATTCTGGCCAGGAGAGCCCTATCATCATCGTGGTCGATGCCTTGGATGAATGCGACCGAGAAAAAGACATTGAACTCCTCATTTGGCTTTTTTCTCGCTCATCACAACCAGCCTTTCCAAAGTTGAAGTTCTTCCTAACTAGCCGCCCTGAACTTCCACTCCGCCTAGGTTTCAAGAAAGTAGAGGGAACCTATAAAGACTTAATCCTTCACGAGGTACCAGCCAGTATCGTTGAGAACGATATGCTGAGATTTTTTGAGTATGagctttttaatataagAAACGATTACAATCTCTCAAGGCCCGATGATCTCAAACTTCCAGAAAGCTGGCCTGGCAGCTCCAACCTCGAAGTCCTTGTCAAAATGGCTGTTCCTTTGTTCATTTTTGCTTCAACTACATGCCGCTTCATAGCTGATCTCAAGCACGGTGACCCCCAGCATCAGCTCCAACGAGTCCTTCAGTACGAAGCAAAGGCTCCGGGGTCGCGTCTTGACGCGACATATTTACCAGTCTTGGACCAACAGCTCGACGGACTGTCTAACAGTGAAAAGGCAGAAGTCGCTCAAGAATTCCGAGTTATTGTTGGCACAATCATTATCCTCGCAAACCCTCTGTCGATTACTGCATTGTCACGAATACTAGATATATCCAAAGAGACCATTTTGAACCGCCTAGAGATGTTCCATTCCGTCTTAGACATTCCGTCTTCGTTAATCATGCCGGTGCGAATGTTGCATCTTTCGTTTCGCGACTTTCTGTTGGATCCAGAAAAACGTGACAAAACCCCATTGTGGgtagaagagagacaagccCATGCTACAATGGCTAATCACTGCCTGCGCTTACTCGACAATCTCAAGCCAGATATGTGTAGTCTCAAATCTCCAAGCATATCAACGGTGGATATACAACGCGAGACAATCGACCATCATTTGCCTCCTGAGCTACAATACTCTTGTCTATACTGGGTGAGTCATGCACAACATTCGGAAATGAAGCTTGTTGATGGAGGGCCAGTCAGCGAGTTTCTACTGCGCCATTTTCTCCACTGGCTAGAGGCATTGAGCCTCATGAATCGGACTCGGGAGATCATTGGGTTGATTCAAATGCTTCAAGCACTTGTAGAG CCAGAAGCAGGTATCAAGACATCCGACTTTTTGAATGACGCGAAACAGTTTGTGCGTACCCATGCCTCGACAATTGAGTCGTGGCCCCTCCAAATATATTCTTCGGCTCTTGTTTTTACCCCATCGGACAGCGTAGTGAGGGCCCAGTTTAGAGACAGTATTCCTTCATGGATACTATTTCCGCCGCCAGTCGACCACAGCTTGAATCCGTGCACACTGCTGATAGAAGGGCGCAGCAATTATATCGAATGTATGGCCTTCTCGCATGACTCGACGTTGTTAGCTTCGGGATCCAGAGACCAGACACTGAAAGTATGGGATCTTGTCACGGGCGAATGTTTGCAAGCAATGACGGGCCATACAGACTTTATCTTGTCGGTAGACTTTTCTCACGATTCATCAAGTCTGGTGTCTGCCTCGTCTGATCATACCATTCGTATTTGGCGTACCGAGACGGGAGAGTGTATCAGAATACTCACCGGCCATTCCGGCATTGTGACATCTGCAATATTTTCACCAGACTCGACTTTGATAGCATCAGGAAGCGAAGACTCAACTGTAAGAATATGGAACGAAGAGACTGGGGAGTGCAAGCATGAGTTGCTGGGCCATAAAGACCCTGTGACAACTGTTGCATTTTTACCAGACTCAAAACTTGTTGCGTCTGCATCTCACGATGGAGTTATTCGTATCTGGAGCACTAACAGTG ATACGGAGCAATGTGTTCATGCATTCAACCCTCGTATTGGTTTCATCTCGTCGGTCGCCTTTTCGCCTGATTCGACATGTCTTGCATCGGCTTCAGTCAGTGGTGAAATCG AAATTGAGATTTCCGGGAGATACGTTAGATGA
- a CDS encoding alcohol dehydrogenase groES-like domain-containing protein translates to MASAPLPTTYKAVILTEPGAPFKLHDVKLQHPGPGQVLVKVLACGVCFSDIAVVQGHLGDVFPRTPGHELIGDVVELGQDVNRFTIGERVGGPWHGGHDGSCRQCQKGRFQMCEHQAINGVTQDGGFAEYVLLRQEAIVRIPKEMNPAEAAPLLCAGVTVFNGIRKLQVEQGAIVAIQGLGGLGHLAVQYASRMGYEVVVLSSGDDKAAFATQLGAHHYINTKKVDGPTELAKLGGASIIVQTAPNPDIIGRLVDGLAPGGKLLCLAPVGGVEFNTVTLVNGGRSVHGWPSGHAIDSEEAIQFAQLHGIRCMVEEYALTNVQEAIDSLLAGKPRFRNVLVMK, encoded by the coding sequence atggcttcagctcCACTCCCCACAACATACAAAGCCGTAATTCTCACAGAACCCGGCGCACCATTCAAGCTTCACGACGTGAAACTCCAACATCCAGGACCAGGCCAAGTCCTTGTCAAAGTCTTAGCGTGCGGCGTGTGTTTCTCAGACATCGCAGTAGTCCAAGGCCACCTCGGAGATGTCTTTCCTAGAACTCCAGGCCACGAACTCATCGGAGATGTCGTCGAACTGGGCCAAGATGTCAACCGGTTTACTATAGGGGAGCGAGTCGGAGGCCCTTGGCATGGCGGGCATGACGGCAGTTGTCGACAATGCCAAAAAGGACGGTTTCAGATGTGTGAACACCAGGCAATCAACGGAGTTACTCAAGATGGTGGCTTTGCAGAGTACGTGCTCCTCCGTCAGGAAGCCATCGTTCGCATTCCCAAAGAGATGAACCCAGCAGAAGCCGCCCCTCTACTCTGTGCAGGAGTCACAGTCTTCAACGGCATCCGGAAATTGCAGGTTGAACAGGGCGCCATCGTTGCTATTCAGGGTCTCGGCGGCTTAGGCCATCTTGCCGTACAGTATGCGAGCAGAATGGGGTATGAAGTGGTAGTTCTTTCATCTGGCGACGACAAAGCTGCCTTCGCCACGCAACTCGGTGCGCATCAttacatcaacaccaaaaaggtCGACGGCCCTACTGAACTTGCTAAACTTGGTGGCGCCTCTATTATTGTTCAAACGGCACCAAACCCCGACATTATAGGGCGACTGGTCGATGGACTTGCTCCTGGCGGTAAACTGCTTTGTTTGGCTCCTGTTGGCGGAGTGGAATTTAATACTGTTACGCTTGTTAATGGAGGTCGAAGTGTGCATGGCTGGCCCAGCGGTCATGCAATTGACAGTGAAGAGGCGATTCAGTTTGCTCAGCTGCATGGCATCAGGTGCATGGTGGAAGAGTATGCTTTGACAAATGTTCAAGAGGCGATCGATAGTCTGCTGGCAGGAAAGCCTCGCTTCAGAAATGTCTTGGTAATGAAGTGA
- a CDS encoding acetyltransferase (GNAT) domain-containing protein has translation MASSTPSKPKWATVKTTLPVRPLPLNSTRAPVTTDRLIIRALVAEDLESLNVIRSQPEVMINTPQGRPDIDLDETRPKLEFFLPPKDGAHYNFAICLKETGEMIGIGGCHQLKSIFGWPAMGYMFRKDAWGKGYATEFTKGWLDMWCKLPREEAEVEVDQRSFSEGDEQPLEIMTAFTSAENLASQNVLTKSGFERFLDWEDADLRNPDNQITLVAFRYFPSKHLPN, from the coding sequence ATGGCGTCATCAACACCCTCCAAGCCAAAATGGGCAACGGTCAAGACAACTTTGCCTGTTCGTCCGTTGCCGCTCAACTCTACCCGGGCTCCAGTCACAACTGATCGCTTAATCATCCGGGCTCTGGTTGCTGAAGACCTCGAAAGCCTGAACGTGATCCGCTCACAGCCCGAGGTCATGATCAACACTCCCCAGGGAAGACCCGACATAGATCTTGATGAAACTCGGCCAAAGCTCGAGTTCTTCCTCCCGCCAAAGGATGGGGCACACTACAACTTTGCCATCTGCCTCAAAGAAACAGGCGAAATGATTGGCATCGGCGGCTGCCACCAGCTGAAATCCATCTTTGGCTGGCCCGCCATGGGCTACATGTTTCGTAAAGACGCTTGGGGCAAGGGATATGCGACTGAGTTTACCAAGGGGTGGCTAGACATGTGGTGCAAGTTGCCTcgagaagaggcagaagtCGAAGTGGACCAGCGCAGCTTTTCCGAGGGAGATGAGCAGCCGCTGGAGATTATGACGGCGTTTACGTCGGCGGAAAACCTTGCCAGCCAAAACGTCCTTACTAAGTCTGGGTTCGAGCGATTTTTGGACTGGGAGGATGCTGATTTGCGGAATCCAGATAATCAGATCACTTTGGTGGCGTTCAGATATTTTCCGAGCAAGCACCTGCCAAACTGA
- a CDS encoding glutathione-dependent formaldehyde-activating enzyme domain-containing protein encodes MASTTGSCNCGSITVSLSAPPSKTVACHCLNCRRAGGPYSINYVMDESEVKVDDVRDTLNEYEDYKTASGNLGRAFIQRNFCKACGSPIYTIDITMPGKLLIKASLFDDIVEDRMDVFLDRKIQWSG; translated from the exons atggcatcaacaacaggAAGCTGCAACTGCGGCTCCATCACAGTCTCATTGAGCGCACCTCCTTCAAAGACGGTGGCTTGTCACTG CCTCAATTGTCGCCGTGCTGGTGGAC CATATTCCATCAACTATGTCATGGATGAGAGCGAGGTAAAGGTGGATGATGTGCGGGACACGCTGAACGAGTATGAAGATTACAAGACTGCCTCGGGCAACTTGGGAAGA GCGTTTATCCAGAGGAATTTCTGCAAAGCTTGTGGAAG CCCGATATACACGATCGACATTACGATGCCCGGAAAGCTGCTCATCAAAGCGTCACTATTTGATGACATTGTCGAAGATAGAATGGATGTGTTTTTGGACCGCAAGATCCAGTGGTCTGGTTGA
- a CDS encoding fungal specific transcription factor domain-containing protein, which yields MGSDVKPQGFNVIPYEDPRDSKPSQETANKSSIKDDITNSSAKSSGHKPLEFVSVTPAKQKGNKAISTVVRTQVMKDYFWKQRNPESTDQAASENPANPSQYKGRFRLNSQPNRTKPKAGVKKAKGRERTSNEVARAQKGRILVPRGPISDPSIYDPDGFFASTPAGLLGGSLDPFDSFSLKLKPESLKLIYYYKQSYSKDFLDLNVGGGYCLFDAREHRALFHSILYLVALDFNLRRGFSDAFGCLYHSSEAFRLINERIQSANFEDATIAAVALIGAKENLAGMFDVSYMHMQGLKFMIEKRGGIQNIKGLHRGVVIWADFCNSSVWNCPPQFPHTSLSSNQDIEFPSETSSSTDGASQDNLDVESQIVSLVQSLRKISAAKDVQGHKKTEASHVYDTEYRLHLIKASIADRGASSSELVPLCVALNIYLYLAIRELPARAQMIQRLIDRLQATFNLQLIEKPPSNTHKQSWILWMLFIGYAAALENKRQEWFAQSLKSLYTKSSFRDMDQLQETLKSVLWQDSWSEYYFKKLREEIA from the exons ATGGGTTCGGATGTCAAGCCTCAGGGATTCAACGTCATCCCGTACGAAGACCCAAGAGACTCCAAACCATCACAAGAAACCG CAAACAAGTCTTCCATCAAAGATGACATCACCAACTCTTCCGCCAAGTCAAGCGGCCACAAGCCTCTTGAGTTTGTCTCGGTGACGCcggcaaagcaaaaaggcaaCAAAGCAATATCGACTGTTGTCCGCACGCAAGTCATGAAGGACTACTTTTGGAAACAAAGGAATCCCGAGAGCACCGACCAGGCAGCAAGCGAGAATCCGGCAAACCCATCCCAGTACAAGGGAAGATTTCGACTCAACTCACAACCCAACAGGACAAAGCCCAAAGCAGGCGTCAAGAAGGCAAAAGGTCGCGAGAGGACCTCTAATGAAGTCGCCAGAGCGCAAAAGGGAAGGATTTTAGTGCCGAGGGGTCCGATTTCCGATCCGAGCATCTACGATCCGGATGGGTTCTTTGCGAGTACGCCTGCGGGACTGTTGGGTGGGAGTTTGGATCCTTTTGACTCGTTTTCGCTCAAGTTGAAGCCGGAGAGTTTGAAGCTGATTTACTATT ACAAACAAAGCTATTCCAAGGACTTTCTCGATCTCAACGTAGGAGGCGGCTACTGCTTGTTCGATGCTCGGGAACACCGGGCTCTGTTCCATTCCATTCTGTATCTGGTTGCTCTCGATTTTAATCTCAGACGCGGGTTCTCCGATGCCTTTGGGTGTCTCTATCATTCATCTGAGGCATTTCGGCTGATCAACGAACGGATCCAGAGCGCCAACTTTGAAGATGCGACAATAGCAGCGGTTGCATTGATAGGCGCCAAAGAA AATCTCGCTGGCATGTTCGACGTTTCgtacatgcacatgcaaGGCCTGAAGTTCATGATTGAGAAAAGAGGCGGAATCCAGAATATCAAGGGCCTTCATCGCGGTGTAGTCATTTG GGCTGATTTCTGCAACTCGAGCGTTTGGAATTGTCCGCCACAGTTTCCGCATACCTCACTTTCCTCGAATCAAGACATCGAGTTCCCATCcgaaacatcatcatcgacagACGGCGCCTCGCAAGACAATCTCGATGTTGAATCGCAAATCGTCTCCCTCGTACAATCTCTTCGCAAAATATCCGCTGCAAAAGACGTACAAGGCCACAAAAAGACGGAAGCAAGTCATGTATACGATACCGAGTACAGGCTCCATCTTATCAAAGCCAGTATTGCCGATCGCGGAGCCAGCAGCAGTGAATTGGTTCCCCTATGCGTTGCTTTGAACATATACCTCTACCTGGCTATACGAGAGCTTCCGGCAAGAGCTCAGATGATTCAGCGCTTGATTGATCGGCTACAAGCCACGTTCAATCTGCAGCTCATAGAGAAGCCGCCTTCGAACACACATAAACAAAGCTGGATATTGTGGATGTTATTCATCGGATACGCGGCTGCCCTTGAAAACAAACGACAAGAGTGGTTTGCGCAAAGCCTGAAGTCGCTGTACACTAAGTCCAGCTTTCGGGACATGGACCAGCTTCAAGAAACACTCAAGAGCGTCTTGTGGCAGGATAGCTGGAGTGAGTATTACTTTAAAAAGCTCAGAGAAGAAATCGCTTGA
- a CDS encoding cytochrome p450 domain-containing protein encodes MLSHTAQLAHSISPFVDHVSSFIRTISPASVALFTLVVIVAWFVSSSTWQYYRLRHFDGPLLAKISNLWLFKSVDSGRSYLDFWEVTQKYGTIARVGLNDLVTDDPIFVKHMCNVKTEYRRSSWYDGMRFNPTSNNCLSTRDEAAHSALRSKMAAGYAGRDVDNIESKMDNNVRAFMGLLGRYADRKAPVDLGRKVQYFTLDCISDIAYGAPFGFIETDTDVYEYIETTEKNLPMVMVVTVFPWLLKLLNNPILKGLLPSAKDKLGFGRIMSIARDVAAERFKPDVKAERDMLGSFIRHGLTQTESESEILLQIAAGSDTTASAIRSTMLELCANPEILRKLRQEIASANIAGDVITDSEAKVLPYLQAVIKEGFRIFPPIAGLMSKEVPPQGDTWNGVFIPGGTRVGYSIWAITRRQDVWGEDALKFRPERWLNISSDKLKEMESTLDLIFSYGRWLCLGKSIALIELNKVFVELIRRFDFTLCDPDKPYKIFNHGVFAQSQIWMDVTRTKKTQ; translated from the exons ATGCTGAGCCATACAGCGCAACTGGCCCATAGTATTTCGCCTTTTGTTGACCATGTCAGCTCTTTCATCAGAACCATCTCTCCGGCTAGCGTCGCTCTTTTCACTTTGGTGGTAATAGTTGCGTGGTTTGTGTCGTCCTCAACATGGCAATACTATCGACTTCGCCATTTCGACGGGCCGTTGCTAGCCAAGATCTCAAACTTGTGGCTCTTTAAATCTGTGGATAGCGGCAGATCGTATCTCGATTTCTGGGAAGTGACGCAGAAATACG GAACAATCGCTCGAGTTGGACTCAACGATCTCGTCACCGACGACCCCATCTTTGTCAAGCACATGTGCAATGTTAAAACAGAATATCGACGGTCCAGCTGGTATGATGGCATGCGCTTCAACCCCACCTCGAACAACTGTTTGTCCACAcgagatgaagctgcacaCTCAGCTCTGCGATCCAAAATGGCCGCTGGT TACGCTGGCCGCGACGTCGACAACATCGAATCGAAAATGGACAACAATGTCCGGGCATTCATGGGCCTGCTAGGCAGATACGCTGACAGAAAGGCACCCGTGGACCTTGGCCGCAAGGTCCAGTATTTCACCTTGGATTGCATCTCTGATATTGCATACGGAGCGCCGTTCGGCTTTATCGAGACGGACACTGATGTCTACGAGTACATTGAGACAACCGAGAAGAACCTCcccatggtgatggtggttaCTGTGTTCCCCTGGTTGCTTAAGCTGTTGAATAATCCAATCCTCAAAGGGTTGCTCCCATCGGCGAAAGACAAGCTTGGATTTGGTAGGATAATGAG CATCGCAAGAGACGTCGCGGCAGAACGTTTCAAGCCAGACGTCAAAGCCGAGCGGGACATGCTCGGGTCCTTCATCCGACACGGCCTCACCCAGACCGAATCCGAGTCCGAAATCCTGCTGCAAAT CGCTGCCGGGTCTGACACAACCGCGTCAGCCATCAGGTCCACGATGTTGGAGCTATGTGCAAACCCCGAAATCCTCCGTAAACTTCGGCAAGAAATCGCCTCTGCCAACATTGCCGGCGATGTCATCACCGACAGCGAAGCCAAAGTGTTGCCATACCTTCAGGCGGTGATTAAAGAGGGATTCCGCATTTTCCCGCCAATCGCGGGCCTCATGTCAAAAGAGGTTCCACCACAAGGTGATACCTGGAACGGCGTCTTTATTCCAGGAGGGACAAGAGTGGGTTACAGCATCTGGGCGATTACTCGGCGGCAAGATGTCTGGGGTGAAGATGCGCTGAAGTTCCGACCAGAGAGATGGCTCAACATTTCTTCAGACAAACTGAAGGAAATGGAGAGCACTCTGGATCTCATCTTCAGTTATGGTCGCTGGCTTTGTTTGGGTAAATCCATTGCCCTGATTGAGTTGAACAAAGTGTTTGTCGAG CTAATCCGGCGATTCGACTTTACGCTGTGCGATCCGGATAAGCCTTACAAGATATTCAACCACGGCGTCTTTGCCCAATCACAAATCTGGATGGATGtcacaagaacaaaaaagacgCAATGA